In Cryptomeria japonica chromosome 10, Sugi_1.0, whole genome shotgun sequence, a genomic segment contains:
- the LOC131029133 gene encoding non-specific lipid-transfer protein — translation MAMAMEGSYRLKSVYFVVAIIGMVVVGMSSKADGAISCSTVVSDLIPCLSYVSGSSAQPTKGCCDGIKTLNTAAKTTDDRQAICNCIKSVASSYSSYFDKASKLPGLCGVNLGFAMTPSLDCSTVH, via the exons ATGGCAATGGCAATGGAGGGAAGTTACAGATTGAAATCAGTTTACTTTGTGGTGGCTATAATTGGCATGGTGGTGGTGGGAATGAGCAGCAAGGCGGATGGCGCAATATCATGCTCAACGGTGGTGTCTGATTTAATTCCTTGTCTTTCCTACGTTTCAGGAAGCTCCGCCCAGCCCACGAAGGGATGCTGTGATGGCATTAAAACTCTCAACACCGCCGCCAAAACTACAGACGACAGGCAAGCCATCTGCAACTGCATAAAGTCGGTGGCGTCTTCCTACAGCAGTTACTTTGATAAGGCCAGCAAGTTGCCCGGTCTCTGTGGAGTTAATCTCGGCTTTGCCATGACACCCTCGCTTGATTGCAGCAC GGTCCATTGA